GCAACTGCGGGAGCAGCGTTCATTCCGCCGCCCGCACCAGGGCGATTCGCCGGGCTGAGTCGCGGGAAGCCGCCCGGTTGCTGGGCGCGGAATGGCATCCGAGTCTGGCGGATGATCTGGAGATCTTTTATGATCAGCGCACCCTCCGGCGCATGGCCGCCGTGGTGCGGGAGGTGCGGCCGGACATCCTCCTGACCCACTCTCCAGTGGATTACATGGAAGATCACACGAACACCTGCCGCTTGGCGGTCAGCGCGGCATTCGCACGGGGCATTCCGAACTTTATGACGTCCCCCCGACGTCCCCATGTCAGTGGCGAGGTGACCATCTATCACGCGCTGCCTCACATGCTCCGCGATCCCTTAGGCAACCGCGTCATCCCGGAGTCCTACGTTGATATCGAGTCGGTCCTGCCACAAAAGCGTGAGGCAGCCGCGGCCCATCGCAGCCAAAAGGAATGGTTGGATGTGTCTCAAGGAATGGATTCGTATCTGGCCACCATCGAGGAGTTTTCCCGCGAGCTGGGTCGGCGATCGCGTTGTTATCGCTATGCTGAAGGCTGGCGGCGGCATTTGGCGGCCGGCTTTTGTTCCGAGGGTGCCGATCCGCTCCGCAAGCTCCTCAAAAAACGTTATGCCCTCAACCCGGCTTACTCCAAACGGCAGGAGGTGGGCGTGTGAGTCGGAGTAGGCCGACGGTCATCCGCGTCGATCACTCCATCCACTCCGGTCCTCCTATCTTCTCCCTTTAACCTTATGCGCAAACTGAGCTCCATTGCCCCCGATTGGTGGGACTACACCACCCTGGACCATGACCTGATTCGCGATGCCGCCGCGCTGACGCCCCGGCAGATGTTGAAATTGTCGCGACCCGGGTTCCGGGTCGTGTTCTATGATACCTTGGAGGATTTTTATCTCGCCGAGGCGCTGGAGTATATCAGCGCCTGGAAGCAGTCCACCCCCGACAACCCGACGGGCGTTTGCGGCCCCATTGGTCCTACCGAGCAGCTTCCTTTGGTGGCGCGCATCGTCAACGCCA
This Verrucomicrobiales bacterium DNA region includes the following protein-coding sequences:
- a CDS encoding PIG-L family deacetylase → MGLTVFAVAAHPDDIEFMMGGTLVLLKAAGCDLHYMTVSSGNCGSSVHSAARTRAIRRAESREAARLLGAEWHPSLADDLEIFYDQRTLRRMAAVVREVRPDILLTHSPVDYMEDHTNTCRLAVSAAFARGIPNFMTSPRRPHVSGEVTIYHALPHMLRDPLGNRVIPESYVDIESVLPQKREAAAAHRSQKEWLDVSQGMDSYLATIEEFSRELGRRSRCYRYAEGWRRHLAAGFCSEGADPLRKLLKKRYALNPAYSKRQEVGV